A stretch of the Rosa rugosa chromosome 5, drRosRugo1.1, whole genome shotgun sequence genome encodes the following:
- the LOC133712973 gene encoding F-box protein At5g07610-like produces the protein MASRGGRKGSNIRASSSAAEVGNSEDLLNEILVRLPAIPILRFKLVSKQWYSIISTQKFTVTYAKRNPNPRLGFLLHTRLNFQPYPPPTLFLSLGGYQYGKHPNFLEIPKLEIHHVCNGLLCCSKPHVHAPEITSYYVCNHSSGQSKWLRVLRSPCIERVKAFNLAFDPSKSPHYRLLFVSELSSLDEYHLIKIDIYLSETESWRPSKKGIYILQYDIGFHIAVYWKDAIYWYNQKNQSLSYFDFYDDSVESLPKPQVSGTMTYYYFGESGGHLHLVGACRPWTTLFTVFEMKEDRSGWFVKYNGDFGALAAAFPKMVTNKPNRPYVFSLVNLLRGEKEEELIIVLTIPEGVIGYNVQDKTFEKLCNLSLSERKMQQMTFKAHQYIETVASI, from the coding sequence ATGGCAAGTAGAGGAGGAAGAAAAGGCTCCAACATCAGAGCTTCTTCCAGTGCAGCTGAAGTGGGCAATTCCGAAGATCTCTTGAACGAGATTCTAGTTCGCCTCCCAGCCATACCAATTCTCAGGTTCAAATTAGTTTCAAAACAATGGTACTCCATAATCTCTACCCAAAAATTCACAGTCACTTATGCCAAAAGAAACCCAAACCCTCGCTTGGGGTTTTTGTTGCATACTCGACTTAATTTCCAACCATACCCACCACCTACTCTCTTCCTTTCTTTGGGTGGCTATCAATATGGTAAACACCCAAATTTCCTTGAAATCCCAAAACTTGAAATCCATCATGTCTGTAATGGGTTGTTGTGCTGTTCTAAGCCTCACGTGCATGCTCCTGAAATCACTTCTTATTATGTTTGTAATCATTCTTCTGGGCAATCAAAATGGCTTCGGGTTCTTAGAAGTCCATGCATTGAACGTGTAAAGGCTTTTAATTTGGCCTTTGATCCTTCGAAATCACCTCATTACAGGCTCCTTTTTGTTAGTGAATTGTCTTCGTTAGATGAGTACCATTTGATCAAAATTGATATTTACTTATCTGAGACCGAGTCTTGGAGACCCTCCAAGAAGGGGATTTATATTTTGCAATACGATATAGGGTTTCACATTGCCGTTTACTGGAAGGATGCAATTTACTGGTACAATCAGAAGAATCAGTCTTTGTCATATTTCGATTTCTATGACGACAGCGTGGAGAGTTTGCCAAAGCCACAAGTTTCTGGAACCATGACTTATTACTATTTTGGCGAGTCAGGTGGGCATTTGCATCTTGTTGGAGCTTGTAGACCTTGGACTACATTGTTCACTGTCTTCGAAATGAAGGAAGATAGGTCTGGGTGGTTTGTGAAGTATAATGGTGATTTTGGTGCTTTAGCTGCTGCATTTCCGAAGATGGTTACTAATAAACCAAATAGGCCTTATGTGTTTTCTCTGGTGAACCTATTAAGAGGTGAAAAAGAAGAGGAGTTGATTATTGTGTTAACAATTCCCGAAGGTGTGATTGGGTATAATGTCCAGGATAAGACCTTTGAGAAGCTGTGCAATCTATCTTTGAGTGAACGTAAAATGCAGCAAATGACATTTAAAGCTCATCAATATATCGAGACCGTTGCTTCAATATGA
- the LOC133709887 gene encoding F-box protein At5g07610-like: protein MSVSSSATDIANNEDLLSQILVRLPPKSLLCFKCVSKQWLSLISSPEFIVAHIRWRGIASPSGLLLNNDYLHTPEFHYVPLTHNNPSELTAPPYLSYLGAPRIKILQSCNGLLLCSSAYLKNDPNYELKYSDDFTQTEDDVLLPDIWHVIPTISNSCSQTRIHYSGFRFYVCNPTTRQFKTLSFPFFQYHILAINLAFDPLHSPYFKIVCVLRKNLDTYILHLYNSETKTWKPSSISFNAPRTIYFREPVFCRRAIHWYSSQQTSLYFDVDKECLNPMPMPHSSIYGTVNYFGESRGHLHLVMSTTSILELDVFELEKDYSVWSVRYHINLDTIRATLRGMCGFSSDPSLASVLRVTRVEKEGESEAVVFMFGMECIVVSCNLSDGTLKIHTGFVPSQEAVHDLKLLHSYTDAFPFIETLSPI from the coding sequence ATGTCAGTCTCATCATCAGCCACGGACATTGCCAACAACGAAGATCTTCTATCCCAAATCCTTGTTCGATTACCCCCAAAATCCCTCCTTTGCTTCAAATGTGTGTCCAAACAGTGGCTTTCTCTCATTTCCAGTCCCGAATTCATTGTCGCCCACATCCGCTGGAGAGGCATCGCTTCCCCTTCTGGCCTACTCTTAAACAATGACTACTTGCACACTCCGGAGTTCCACTATGTTCCTCTGACACACAATAATCCCTCTGAACTCACTGCCCCTCCATATCTGAGCTACCTTGGTGCCCCTCGGATCAAGATCCTACAGTCTTGTAATGGTTTGCTCTTGTGTTCTTCGGCCTACCTAAAAAATGATCCAAATTATGAACTCAAATACTCTGATGACTTCACGCAGACAGAGGATGATGTTCTCTTGCCAGATATATGGCATGTTATCCCAACAATCTCAAACTCCTGCAGTCAAACAAGAATCCATTATTCTGGTTTCAGATTCTACGTCTGCAATCCCACCACCAGGCAATTCAAGaccctttcttttcctttctttcagTACCACATACTTGCTATAAATCTGGCTTTTGATCCTTTGCATTCACCGTACTTCAAAATAGTGTGTGTACTTAGGAAGAATCTGGATACTTATATACTTCACCTATATAATTCTGAGACCAAAACTTGGAAAccatcttcaatatcttttaaTGCACCCAGGACAATATACTTCCGTGAACCTGTGTTCTGCAGGCGAGCAATTCACTGGTATAGTTCCCAGCAGACTTCTCTTTACTTTGATGTGGACAAAGAGTGCTTGAATCCAATGCCTATGCCCCACTCTTCGATATATGGAACTGTCAATTATTTTGGGGAGTCTCGAGGCCATCTGCATCTGGTAATGTCAACAACCTCTATTCTAGAACTCGATGTGTTTGAGTTGGAGAAAGATTACTCTGTATGGTCAGTGAGGTACCATATCAATCTTGACACCATAAGAGCTACACTCCGTGGTATGTGTGGCTTTTCCAGCGACCCGTCCCTTGCTTCAGTACTGAGAGTTACTCGTGTAGAAAAGGAAGGGGAATCAGAGGCGGTGGTATTTATGTTTGGTATGGAATGTATAGTTGTATCTTGCAATTTGAGTGATGGGA